The DNA window ACGCGGGGCACGCCGACTTCGCCTACTGGGAACCGTCGCTCGGCCGCTTTCGCGTCAACGTCTACCAGCAGCGGGGGACGGTGGCGCTCGTGGCCCGCCGCGTCCGGCAGGACATCCCGTCGTTCGAAGAGCTGGCGCTCCCGCCGGTGCTGACGGAACTGGCGTTGACTCCCCGGGGCCTCGTCTTGGTGACCGGACCCGCCGGATCCGGCAAGTCCACGACGCTGGCCGCGATGGTCGACTACCGCAACCGGACGTCTCCCGGGCACATCATCACGATCGAGGACCCGATCGAGTACCTGCATACCGACCGGCAGAGCATCATCAGCCAGCGGGAGATCGGCACGGACGCCGACTCGTTCGCCTCCGCTCTGCGGGGAGCGCTGCGCCAGACGCCGGACGTGCTGTTGATCGGCGAGATGCGCGACGCCGACAGCGCGACCGCGGCCGTGTATTTCGCGGAGACCGGGCACCTCGTGCTGAGCACGCTGCACACGATCAATGCCAACCAGGCGCTCGACCGGCTCCTGCACTTCTTCCCGCCGGAGGTCCACGGGGAAATTTTTCTGCGGCTTGCCTCGACGTTGGTCGGCGTCGTCGCGCAGCGGCTCGTGCCGCGCGCGGACGGCAACGGGATGGTGCCGGGGGTCGAGGTCCTTCGGGCGACCCCGCGCGTGCGGGATCTCATCCGGCGGGGCGAGATCGGGCAGCTGCGCCAGGTCATGGCGGAGGCGCGCGACCTCGGCATGCAGACGTTCGACGATTCGTTCTTCGAGCTCTACCAGCGCGGGCTCATCAGTGTCGAGACCGCGCTCGAGTCCGCCGAGAGTCCGAACGACCTGCGGCTGCGCCTGCGGGGTTTTGCGCCGGCCGGCCGCCGCACGACGTGACGACGGGTTTGCGAACAGATCCCGGTCGCGGAGGCCGGGAGGCGGGGGGGAGAGAGATGGAGCGGCAGGCAGTCACGGAGCCAATGGATACGGGACGGGAGAAGCGGATGCCGGTGCGGCAGACCCGCGCGCCCGGGCGGGCCGCGGGCG is part of the bacterium genome and encodes:
- a CDS encoding PilT/PilU family type 4a pilus ATPase; its protein translation is MSAVPYTLQDLFRATATHEASDLYVKADTSPMFRIAGTVETSGLPAPSSDAVDALLDGIMTPRQREALRNAGHADFAYWEPSLGRFRVNVYQQRGTVALVARRVRQDIPSFEELALPPVLTELALTPRGLVLVTGPAGSGKSTTLAAMVDYRNRTSPGHIITIEDPIEYLHTDRQSIISQREIGTDADSFASALRGALRQTPDVLLIGEMRDADSATAAVYFAETGHLVLSTLHTINANQALDRLLHFFPPEVHGEIFLRLASTLVGVVAQRLVPRADGNGMVPGVEVLRATPRVRDLIRRGEIGQLRQVMAEARDLGMQTFDDSFFELYQRGLISVETALESAESPNDLRLRLRGFAPAGRRTT